Within Montipora foliosa isolate CH-2021 chromosome 3, ASM3666993v2, whole genome shotgun sequence, the genomic segment TACACGTACTATAGTTTTGAGTCTATGGCTACCGTACCAGTGAGATTGTATGTGTGTGATATGAATCACTGTTTTGGGAAACTTTTAAGCAGGATGTGGGTGTTATCCTATTATGAGATGACTAACGAAAATTTGATTGTGACATTTGAAAGATTAACCAATCACGGAGCTGCTTCGATGGGGGCTACTATTTTAATACCAAAAGATTCTTCATCAAATTGAAGTCATCATGTGATTATATTGGGGTTAATTAATGATagtttcattgttttgttttgcatttccTTAGAAACCAAACCTTTTCAACTGTTACAAGTTTTGCGAATGAAGTAGCTTTTTGAAGGGAAATGAGCCACGCGGATACTTTGCCTTTTTTCAACGTGGTCGTTTCAATATCTTTTGGACTCGAGATGTCGTTACTTTTTCGGGATTGTTTTAAACTGGGAGTGTCTTAAAATTGGTCAATTGTAACCATTCACAACTCGGAAAGCCCTTCATAAGCACTTTGCTTCGTTCTTGAATATGGAAAGAGACTTTAAGTGTAGATACTGGCATATGGAGAAAAGGTCAGATAAGACTAAATGAGCTAGTAAAAACTTCGTAATctaaattgttgatattttacCTGCAATGTTTAAGACAAGTAATCAAGGCAAACTATTCTTAATTATTGATTTGTCCTAATTGATGGGACCGAGTAGATAGTTTTTTCTACAAATGCAAAAAGGTTTTCAAGCTTTTTGATGATAAGTTCCGAAATGACGCGTGGTTGCTGAAGTATTTTTTCAACGTGACCGTTCCAGCTTTCTTGTTTGGCAGTTTACATTCCAAGAAAGTAAACAGAGTTAGAGAAACTTCAAGAACAATGTCCATATAAGTAAGTATTCCTCAGTACTTAAGGATAAACTATGAAACCAAAAGATCGTCGGCTGGAATAAGGCGTGGTAGATAATTATTGTGCCGTTTTCAAAACTGTTTATATTAAGCTAAATAAAAACATAATTAAAATCGATTCCTCATCTTGATTCAGTGGAATGTTTGATCAATTTCTTACCGGATGATCTAGGTAATCCTATAGGAATAAATTTTGTCTTGCGTGAGGTTTCGCTTTTATATCGGATGTGTGGTTCGTTGATTGGTCAATTAAGCCTGATTCACGCTTGAGCTTGGAAAATGCCATTAATTTCTAAGCTGTTTTCTAAAGGAGCTCTGCAGAGACATTTCCCCCGACCAATATTTATCAGATTCGAGATCAAGGAGTTGGTCATTCTTTGTATCCAACGTAATTCATTCTAAACGAGAAAGTCAGATTTGAGCATGACTCCCTTGACCATGGAATAATTTGAGCACTGTCTCGATAACAAAACTTTTCGTAATTACATTCGTCATTGTCGTCTTATATATTTCACCATTTAGTTCTCTTCAGACTATTTAAGTAAACTAGTGTTTCTTCTTAGGGCAATATAGCATTTAATCTTAACACTGATTGTTCCTTAGCGTTGGCACGAGCTCGTCTCAGCTCATTCATCACGTACAGAAGAAGATGATTGACATCTCTTGAGGAGGTAACGTTCACAAAAACTTGGAAAGCACTCTAAGGAATTTCAagaaaaattgttatttaaCACTAGCTCTCGCTGTCCGAAACAGAGGTTTCAAAAGTCAGCATCTTGCCAGGTCTAAATAAATTTATCACAACAGTGGCCGTTTCTGGCAGTCCATTCAGCCTGCTTACAAATACAAACTAGATCAGATGTCACATTTTATCTAGTCATTTTACGCCAATCAGCTCCTAGTTgacataaaattaaaataaggtTAGATTGTGTGAAAACTAACTTTGCAGAAGCTGAGGTGTCTTCGATGTTTGCTTAGATTCAGTCGAATAGTTCAAACGAAAGTGGCTCTTCGTGAGCGTTTCAGCGCCTTGAAAACCGTGTTTAAACAGACTTGAATTGAATTGGAGCTCCTTTCAATGAGCTTAGCAAAGAGTTCTCTAGCTCTTAATTAATTGAAATAAGCAGACAGTCCTTCCAAACCGTTCGCATCAAGAAAGAGTAAGCCAAATGATCTTCATAATTCGATTTGATGGCAACAAGTGAACTGAATACAGAAAGCATATGTTGCTATCATATCTGAATGACTTGACCCCTTCAGAGGGTGTCGAAAACATTTCACCTTAAAATGGAAATACAAACCTAATATTAGACAACTTTCCCTGCTAAATTTAGGAGTGGATACTAGTGCCAATTAAACTGcggtttttaaaaatatttccccgGCTATTTTTGAACACAACTTAGAGCCTGAAAGACTTGAGACAATTGTTCTTCGAAGCTGGTATCTCTAAACAAGATATCTTCAGtgttaaaattaattatgattTGCTTTATCATTGGGTGCTCAAGAAACACAGAGACGCGTAGTTCACAGTCTCCGAATCGAATTGGGCTGCTgtttattattgtataaaatgACCTTTAAATTGTTCCCCGTTCGGTCGGGCATGACATGGTTCTTTTGATACCCCCCTGTGGGTTTTGCCGCCACCGTGAGAAAGTTAACCAAAGTCTTTTATAGCGCTTCGCTCAATCCACACTTACCTAAACCAcagcaaatatttgttttcacGCCGCCAACGAGCCAATATCAGTAAATTTGCACTCGTTAAAAGGTTATTAATCTTAGCGCATAGCTAACAATGGACACCAATTGCGCTTCACGCTTTAAATCCCACGGAATACTCGGAGAACAATACGCTTCCATAGTTTATTTAAATGAACTAATGGGTTATTCAAAACCACGCAAAAAAACATGACTATTAGTGGCTTTGATCAATAGTTGTCGAGTGGTGAACACTGCAAGATCTACTCTAAAATCGGTGACGTGTATCGTTGATTGTGTGGAGAAATAATTCGCGGAGGGGATGCCATTTGATGGATAAATGGGATGAGAAAGaatgaaatgattttaaaagCCGGAAAAAGTACTTCAAAAAAATAGTGCCCCACTACTTGTGCTAATGCGTTTCGTTTCCTTTGGGCAAGGGTTTTCCTGCTTCGCGACTTGAGGGGTCTTTGAAGCTTATCTTTTCCCTTCTTGACCACAGAAAATCATGGGCTAATTCATGGCGTTCCATTTGAGCTCCAAAATGTGCGCCAGGCATGAAGAGATTGCAAGGCAATATTTCGCTATTCATTAATTGCTTTGTTTGTGTCACAAGCGAAAGAGCGCAgtggcagaaaaaaaaaaacgacttaAAGATGCTAGAAGCTAAACTCGCACCAAGGGTTGCGTCCACCCTCTCAAGAAACGCAATACTATCATTGCACAATGTACACTTCATGAGATCGTCTACATCCCTGCAAACAATGAAAGTTCCTTGAGCCACCCACTaagaaaataacaaacagaGACGTGTTTTGACAGGAAATCATAGTATACGTGTTGTATCACCCTTGCTAGCGACCAGTGCAAACAATTAGGGGCGTGGATGTTTAAACGAAATTTCATCGTCTCGTTCCTCAATATCCCGCGTTCCTTTCCTTGGAGGCGCGCGGCGTTGGGGCTTCTTCGATCGAAATGTTTACACGAACACGGAAACGGCTCTCTGTCTTTGACGGGAAGAATTGTTTTGATTGCTACGTGACCATATCGATGTCTTAGCGGGGATAGGAATTAGTGTACGTTGGAACCGCCACACAAAATGCAATACCGACCAGTAGCATTAGCATTATTCAGTCGAGATATTGATACACTGCCAGCCAATCAAATCACAATACAACAATTGCACTCAATACAAAAAGCAAGCAACATCGTGCGACCAACAACAATTTAACAGACTCAACACAAGAAACAGCACCAGTCAACATTTGAGATCCATTAGAATCATGATCTCGTCAACAGAAGTGAGTGGATCCGCCTTCTCGCCAGTCTCAACGCCAAAGTCGCCATCCTGTGAAGTCGATGAAGAGAGAAATGTTGATATCCAGTGGAGACCTGGCAACCCCAGCCAAATGCATCTTTCTCGTCATTTCTGGTCGGTATGGGGGCCATATTCTTCCCCATTCGGGCCATCGGCAATGGATCATGTTTTGAAGCCGACAAGTCCACCCATTTGGCCTATGTGCGGCTCCTTCGGAAGTCCAGTTTATCCATCATTCTGGAAAGAACGCTTTAGTCAATTCCGATTCGCACCTTACTCTGACGAAGAGAAACCGAGCCAGTCATACATCGGTCTGATCGCTGAAGCAATTCTAAGCTCGCCAGAAGAAAAACTCATTTTGAGTGACATTTACAACTATATTCTTACTCACTACCCATACTTCAGAAACAAAGGAACTGGCTGGAGAAACAGCATTCGCCACAACCTTTCCCTGAACGATTGCTTCGTCAAAGCCGGTCGCAGTCCAAACGGGAAGGGCCATTTCTGGGCCATCAGTTCTTTGTATTACGAAGACTTTCGGCGCGGAGACTTCAGGAgaagaaggatccaaaagcGCTCCCACAAGAGCAGAAGAACGTCTAGTGAATCATCCAAAGAAGAAGTTGTTATCTGTaaagcagaaagcagcgaagagGTGGGAACAGGTTCCGAAGAACCAGAAGAGGTTCTGGAATGTACAGTAACTGTCAGCGATGAGCAACAGAACGAAGGAGATGAGAGCGCGTCCGAGAAAGTTGAAGTTTCTCAAGAAAAGCGCAAGTCGTTTGACATGGCAAGTTTGTTAGCTCCTGACAGAGGGCAGAGAGAAACAGGACTGGTTTTGCCCGTGTATTCCCGACCCTTTGAGGCAAGTCTTGTGTACAACTCCTACCCGATCCACTCTGGCGGATATCTTCCTCAAGCAACCGCCTATGATCGCCATCGTGGATCTGAATCAACGAAGCTCATATTTCCGTACAATTACCGTCTTGCCTGTTAATCAAGATTTATTCTCTTGTCAAGTTAGACttttaaaaatggagaaacTTCTTTGCTTTCCCTCTCTCGGTGATGAAAATCGATATTTGGTAAATTTAACGTCACCAAATCATTGCAAAGAATTTGAACAGTCAAATGACAGAATACTGTTTGTAGCCAAATGACTGGTTGCGAGTGAAACTATTAATTTATCGTTAAGATTAGATTTATCTATTATTGAATGGAATCGAAAACAAGAGCAAAGtgtaaaatataattaaaaaaTATCGACTATGTTGAATTTGGAAATTTATTCCTGTTTTAAGGAATCCTTATGATGTATTGAGCAAATTGCTGTTCGATCTGTACACTgagtaattttcttttatagAGAAGATACGTTCTCCCCTATGGAAAGTTAAACAAGATATAAACGGTGGGATATACGATCAAATAATGTATCAATAAGAACAGATTTGTTAATCTACATATCGATAAGAAATAACCGCTAATAGCTTTAAATTATTTCATGAGGTGAATTAGATTTTTTCCAAGTCTATTGGCGACAAATGTATATTTTGCTGATACGTCAATTCAGTTCAGGCTTATTTAGTTTTCATTTGGCCGATTATCAACTAATCGAAACTAAGCTACAGTTTAATTTAAGGAAATGAATGATTATTTGCAAGCCCGAAATGAGCGCTAGATATATTTCGACATTATGTTTTTTCCTATAATAGTTCATAAACAAAGCTACGCCCCGCGTGAGGGCTTTCGATGAGATCTACGGAGACTTTAAGTTGGTGTGCACTTTATGccataattttaaaaagattgTAATGCAGATGATAATCGTCTCAGAATTTTGAATAAAGCCATAGATCGATCATTAATTGTGGTTTCCTGGTTAATGTGTTGTTTTCCCCCGCAAATTAATcactgtttaaaacaaacctagATCCTGATCTATTTCAAAGGTAAACTACTTTGAATGAGCGTTGACTTTTCATATGAGGatttagaaaataaaacaactctGTTTGAGTCAGATTTGGCAGAAGAAGAGGTCAATATTTGTCGTACTTGTAAGCGCCTTTCAGCAACAAAATTGGAggtaatttttaattaatactAAAAATCTCATTTGAAAGTGACACGTTTCAAGTTTTTGTGGAAAAAGCAAAGCGCCTGTCGTCGAAGGAACTGGGGTATattcaataaataaaataaagtttttccttggtagtaaacaacaaaaactaaatcactaagtaaaatttataaacaaaacaaaactgagCTAGCAACTACCCAAGATCCAAATAGAATCTTTAACAGACAACTACGTCATGGTGTTAAACTGGTGAAATCAAGTGCAATACGACTCAATGtgttatttcaaatattttgattGTAATTTATACATAGAAATCTTCTGAGCTGGCAGTTGTAATATCATGAAATATTTTGCTTTCGGCATTAAGAATGATTTGTTAGATATTGTTTGTTGGCGGAgtttaacagaaaaaaaacactcCAAACACACGTAATTGTAAAGTTTGCCGCCCCTACGCACTCTGTTCATGGCCTTCAGCTTGAAGAATTTTGACCATCATTTCATCATTCGAGATTTCGGTTTCAGGCAGAAACTCAGTCCATCCTTGTCCAGCCAGCGGTTGTTCTCGAGACACTTACATACTTGTGAAGAACAAAAGATGAATCGGAAGAAATGATTAATTGCAATCTACTGAAAAGAATCATTATTCCGGTTTTTATTTACATTAATTGAGTTACAACACTGAAAAGCTTTATGTGGACTTGTTGCTTATTGCCTCTTGGACGACTTTAAAATATCGTAAATTTATTTGCCAGAAAGGTAAAGTTAACGTGTCGAATCCGCTTTTGTATATATTTACGTAAATCCACGAGATGGTAAATTTTAGCACCAGTTGCGgaaaaagaaagtgttttcGAAGCATCTAGAGTAAATTACTTTGGACTTAGTATCGGGAACTTTAGTCAGGATTTcatcaatgaaaacaaaatggcgacgATTCTGAAAATGTAGTCCAGCAACCTGCCTGATTAATTTAATTGCTAGGCTATCTGGAGCAAATCCCATTCGTTCCAACCTTGGGGAAAAGTACACATTTCTCGCAAAATTAAGTTCAAAGTGTGAGGGTATTATTAACCAATGGCCAATTAAAAAATCAGGTGCTGTTTTTACACTTGTATTAAAAATTAACTCATTCAGCTGCAAATTTTACAAGCTATTTAACTATCCCTGACACTTTCCTTGCATTTTTCTGCTGGAAAAAGCGAAGGAGCCAGTTTAAATCGAGATATCATAAAATTTTTATTGCTGTAAACGTAGTCTTTAATCTAACTGAACCACTCTGAGTCTTGGGACAAAATTGTCACTGATCCgtttgtttttaaaaagtctTTATTCAGTTGTCTTGTATTTTGACACAAGTCGCTACCAAATTCAGTGACATTTCTactttataattataaagaatCTAGCTACAAGGGTGTGAATAAAATACAATGACTCCCCGCCTTCCAGGTTACTTAAATTACATTTGAAGTGTATGGTTCAGCCTCAATTGTCCTAGAAATCGACTGAGAACAAAGCGGCTTTCGCGATCCGTACAAAATTCACTTCTTGTCACAGATTTCAATCAGTTCAGATACATCCATTGTTGTCAATATAGTGTTTACGGCCCGTATTTTCTGgcaagaataaagccaggaatGTCTCATCGTATAAGCCCTGGTGAAAGTGCACAATCTGTATCATA encodes:
- the LOC137997886 gene encoding forkhead box protein Q1-like produces the protein MISSTEVSGSAFSPVSTPKSPSCEVDEERNVDIQWRPGNPSQMHLSRHFWSVWGPYSSPFGPSAMDHVLKPTSPPIWPMCGSFGSPVYPSFWKERFSQFRFAPYSDEEKPSQSYIGLIAEAILSSPEEKLILSDIYNYILTHYPYFRNKGTGWRNSIRHNLSLNDCFVKAGRSPNGKGHFWAISSLYYEDFRRGDFRRRRIQKRSHKSRRTSSESSKEEVVICKAESSEEVGTGSEEPEEVLECTVTVSDEQQNEGDESASEKVEVSQEKRKSFDMASLLAPDRGQRETGLVLPVYSRPFEASLVYNSYPIHSGGYLPQATAYDRHRGSESTKLIFPYNYRLAC